The Nicotiana tomentosiformis chromosome 9, ASM39032v3, whole genome shotgun sequence genome contains the following window.
gtgggattaagatcaacgaaaccttggtgcgatcttagtgagcggtgaattagttccagctagcgtagttcggaagaatatatctagtaaattgtTGTAGTTGTTCGGaagagaatacttaggcaaaattatagaaaacgtagcgggGAGAATTCCGataattgggaaaatcataactctagacctacttagtcttgttagttgataattttactactTTTTGTATTCGTTAATTACTTAGTTTAATGTATAAACTAcaatctttataactagaaaattatttgaacttgtatttcttagcaatattgaacaactgtagctaagccttagttctctgtaggattcgactccggacttttagaccggattatatctgcagcgaccgcttatcctttttaggattaGAGTTGGGTGTGATTACGTTACTTGATGCACAATACCGGTGCTTTAGAAAAATGTGGGATCATAATATTCTCCTCCCCTCTCGGTCCTTAGACACTTAACGGAAGATTCACATTGCAATTCAACCTCACTCTTGTAACTTTTGAATTTTTcgaatgcttcatctttagaatTTACAAGATAAACTATGCAAAATCTAGAGTAGTCATCAAGGAATGCAATAGCATATTTCTTTCCTCCAATTGTAGGAGTACTATGAAAATCACTCTCAAGTCACTATGAATTAATTCAAGTAACTTAGTACTTCTCTAGATACTTAAAAAAGATTTCCTCGTGATCTTTGTTAATATGCAAGTTTTACATTTTCCACTATCCACAGTCATCATTTGTATCAAACCATATTTAGACATATCCGTCATTCTATGAAAATTAATATGTCCCAAACGAGAATGCCACAACGAAAAATTAGGACTAGAGTTGGATGTGATTAAATTTTagtgccgttgccggggaactaacggaGTAGTTGTAGGTGTACATATTGTTAGGTTGCaaatttgaacttttatttttgttttcttataTTTGacttttttttgttttacttgttgattttaaGTAAGGGATTATGAGAGTTTACTTGTTGTTTTACTtaaacatggcatcttggaattatgagagttttgatgttggtaattctacttatgatcctccttatgcatattgtggaggaaaccacTCATGGCAAAATTATCCAAATATTTCCGAGAGCGATTtttgtgcaccaactcaatcttatgtatggaatgtgtgtgatatgtgtggtggtcaataTGGTCACGTTCATGGTTGTAAttatatttcttatcctccccccccccccccccaatcccTTACTTAAACTTTTTTGGTGAaattaataggaacaaagaacctagGGAAGCTGACCTGAATGAGATCAAAGATATGTTAAAGTATTTTATGGAATAAAGTAATGAGAAACAACTGCAAATACAAAGGCTATGTGATACTATCCAAAGGCAAGATACAACTATTCATAACCTGGAGGCACAAGTGAGTCAATTTAATGCCCAACAAGCTGATATTGTGGATAGTAGCAAAAAGGAGCATGCATTAGATGCAGAAATTGAGGTACCAATAGAGAAGTCcatagtagaacaccaacaatcaatcaaactagaatttgaggatgtcGATGTTGTAAAAGAGGTACTAGACTCAACCAAGGACATTgaggatacatatttagttgactctagtgtcattggtGTTGAGGATATAGACAGTCCCAATGTTCTTGTAGTTGAGCgcattggtccacactccaaggaattttccacattgtgtttggatgatgatatagaaatagagttatccgagccacttgaggagtcaaggaatgaggaataAGGTGCATACATTCTGAAATTCTTCTTGCCAGAAAATCGGGATTACACACCTCATCTAAAGGCAAAGAAGTTCAGAATACTACATTGCTTCCTTGGGTCAGTTCGATTCATTCCACCACCCCAagagcataatcataagcttgaagcaaaacttggggttcaattcataagctcgaaGTGGAGACAAAAATTGATGCGCGttgtgccgcgatgttaaatcaagcgcttgttcgGAGGCAACCCGGCTTTACTCTTTTCTgttacttttttttattattctttttttgtATTCTTATTGCAGTGTTGTTTTTGTTTTCTCTAGGAGCATGGGAAGTAAGGCTATTGGAAGAAAGCAAAAGCAAGGGAGATGGTCAGAACTAAGTGGGGAGTGCCCGCACAAAGAACCAAGTATGGGAGAAAtatgagtaccccatgagctgctaatGCATTGGCCTACCAAGGAGTTTCTTTTGCCCTCTTGTATTTATGGGtatgcattggggacaatacATAATTTTAAGTGTTGGGTGAAGAGACTGTTTGGCTGTTCCtttgctattttagttgtgttattgTATGTgtgttgaaaaaataaaaaaataaaaaatataattaggtagaaataatccctcttggtttttcttatggccacggttcttttccaaggaatgactctttgaaccgggtagtagtttttttTTAAGGTAGAATTTTCATAAAagttttggacttttcccgagAATGGATTTCTtaaacagttttcttgagggagtaaggtctaaagaaaaaaaacgcaaaataatttttctttattttgtagAACTGATAATGTAATGGAAGAACTTGAGTATCTACGCTTTTTGATATGTTTTATATTGGGACTTAGAGCTGTATCATTTGAGCTAATTATCTTTTTCGTGTTCTATgtggccacatgccttgagaatatATGTGACTTTTTTTTTTTACGCTTAAGTTCATTTGTTGACTCCTATGATTACTTTCCATGTGTTGAATTAATAAGATGGATGTGCTTAGTTTTTAAACTAGCGTGAATCATGTCTGATCCGTCCGAAGTGAATCCGGAGTCAACATATCCATTGTGTGATGTGAGGTATTAATTATATTCTGTGTTATCCTGTGTTAGTCTAGAACTCGCACCGTGTATTATTCGAAACGAAATAAGTACGCTTTGTGAGTCTCGGAGATGATGTAGGCATTTCTTTGATTGTCCATTGAGCTAGTATGCCACCATAAATAAATTTAATCCTTAGATAGCCCATTTGAGCCTATAAaacttttctttggcacccacattacaagctaATTTTTTGGTCTTAGTTAGAAAGAACCTTTACCTCAGAAAGCACTTAGGTCGCTAGAAGAGTAAGATGAGCGTTGAGGTAGCGTTTGAGTGGAATCACAGAAAGGCCTAAAGGTACACGTATGTTTTAAAATATCATTAGTCAGGCAACCCAAATATGGAGAGTGTTggaaacaaatcaaagaaaatattgaaaaaatagaaaatacacctcctattcttcTTAATCTGAGCTAGTGAATGCAtagttgtgcttaaagaagaagggcCAAAATGTATATGATTTCGTGGCATTGATTGAATTGGTCTTGAAGAGTATGTATTTGAAAGTTAAGTgttagtgtattaaagtgcttaggagggttagtcactatacccaaatatatcctacccatcccttagcctacattataacctggaaagacctaattgatcctagacttcgcaagcttaaattagtagagacatacactacgggcaagcctatggaacGACCTCATGATGCACATGAatttctttgagagagtgagcgaattctttcgaTTTGTAAGTCCTTAAATTATACTTGAATTCATATTTGAGTGTGTGGACTAATTTCTCTCTTTGGTTTGTGGTAAGGGCACATGATCTATAAAGGATTGGTAAAGTCCAGACATTTAGAGTTAACACAACAAGTGAGTCATAGTAAGGAATGTATTGGAGTCATCTCTTGAGGTTAGGATGTTAGAAGAAGTcgcataaatattttaaatagtttTGACATGGGTCTACTTTTGAAGAAAGATATCAATAGTTCTTATATTGAGTTCTAAGTGTTGGTATAAGACATTGTCATTGGTATGATGCTTGAGTATATTTCGAAAATGTGTTTCTTGACATTGTGCTTAATTTTGAAAGTGCTCAAGGACGAgtaagagtttaagtgtggggtgttgataaacGGCCAAAAGTGCATATTTTTCTGTGTACCTTCGTCTCATAACTTGTGTGGTTACGGTAGGTTACATGGGTTTTTGTAGTGAATTATTCTCATTACGTAAATTCTTATTTGTAGGAGCAATTTGGACGAAAAGTGACCAAAAGAAGTTGATTCGGGAtcaaaagacaaaagaagaactttgctcgttcactctcgcgtgcacacgagagagtgaacgagctagCTGAGGAAAATCTTGAGAAAACAACAGCGGATTATGGCAAAAAGGCATGGAAGTGCACGAGAGAGctagaaggaaaagaaaaagagaagcacTTCACTCGTTCACTATCGCGTGCGCATGAGAGAGTGAATGAGCTAACCTAAAAAGGTTGTTCCGAAGTGGGCTTGTATTATTTCTCCCCATGAAAACCCTATCACATATAAATAGTCCTTAAACTCACTTTTGAAGGGGATTGGACGTTTTTAGAGAGAATTATCGACCGAAGGAAGCAAAAACACACTAGGaacaaggcggagaattcttctacgagttttcacttcctttttcctattttcattattggttatcaattctagtattgtagttttgcatactattatgaataactaatttgttatctagggttttgatggaatctTTTGTAGGATAAGTTCTTATTACGTGtctatataattgagccgttgtaTTTTTCTACTTGTTCAAGTgtgtgtttattgttgttgattgaatgatcATCAATTGATTGTACCTATTTTTTGTGTATTGCTTGGAAAAGGAAccatatttaggtagttattaAACAACATAACTCCTAATatatgtgaggaatcaatacagagagtttaaaggtgggattaagatcaacgaaaccttggtgcgatcttagtgagcggtgaattagttccagctagcgtagtttggaagaatatatctagtaaattgttgtagttgctcggaagagaatacttaggcgaaattatagaaaacgtagcggggagaattccgacaattggaaaaatcataactctagacctccttagtcttgttagttgataattttactactTTTTGTATTCGTTAATTACTTAGTTTAAAGTATAAACTAcaatctttataactagaaaattatttgaatttttatttcttagcaatattgaacaactgtagctaagccttagttctctataGGATTCGATTCCgaacttttagaccggattatatctgcagcgaccgcttatcctttttaggattaGAGTTGGGTGTGATTACGTTACTTGATGCACAATACCGGTGCTTTAGAAAAATGTGGGATCATAATATTCTCCTCCCCTCTCGGTCCTTAGACACTTAACGGAAGATTCACATTGCAATTCAACCTCACTCTTGTAACTTTTGAATTTTTcgaatgcttcatctttagaatTTACAAGATAAACTATGCAAAATCTAGAGTAGTCATCAAGGAATGCAATAGCATATTTCTTTCCTCCAATTGTAGGAGTACTATGAAAATCACTCTCAAGTCACTATGAATTAATTCAAGTAACTTAGTACTTCTCTAGATACTTAAAAAAGATTTCCTCGTGATCTTTGTTAATATGCAAGTTTTACATTTTCCACTATCCACAGTCATCATTTGTATCAAACCATATTTAGACATATCCGTCATTCTATGAAAATTAATATGTCCCAAACGAGAATGCCACAACGAAAAATTAGAGTCAAGCATGTAAATAGAAACTTCATCATTCATTTCATTGTCATCATTGATAATTACATTTCACTTAAACATGCCATTGGCATAATACCCCTGCCCAACAAATACACCACCCTTAGACAATATAAACTTATTGATTTCAAATACTTATTTGAAACTATGTTTGTTCAAGAGGCTATCGGAAACAAGATTTTTTCTAACACTGGGAACATAAAATACATCGTTTAAAATTAACGTCTTTCCAGATGttaacttcaattctacttgtcCCATTACCTTGACTTCCACAGTTGAAGAGTTCCCCATGTAGAGGATGGTCTCATCATCAACTGATGTGAGTGACTTGAAGAAAGAACGATCATTGTACACATGTTTGGTAGCACCTGTGTCTATCTATCAAGAATTGTCATTTTCAATAACATTGATTTCAGAGATCATGGCTACAAAGTTGTTCTTTGATGCCCCTTGGTTTCCTCGACTCTTCTTTCTTTTCCAGATAGAGAAATCCTTCTTCTTGTGGCCCGATTTGTTGTACTCATAGCACATACCCTGAAACCCCTTCTTCTTTTTGCCATCATCATAAGGCTTCTTCTTATCGTTATATTGTTCTTTGTAAGGTTTGGAGGACTCCCCATGTTCAACGACATTAATCTTGTAATTGTTCTTACTAGATGCATCTTCAGACATGTAATTGTTCTCTAGAGCATCCCACGGTTCCTTAGCAGTCTCCACATGTTGATATCCATGTGGTCTTCATATTGAGGCATTTAATACCTTAATAAAACAATAGCCCTTATTTTTTGTTTAGAAAATAATTAATCTTAATGGTCACAGCTGGTTTCTTATAAATAATTTGACTTGGGATTTTATTTAGTACATCCTTTCAATTATCCACTTAAGTTAGTTtgcagaaaaatatttttgaactaAGAGGGAGAGTTAGATTATTTACAACTGTATTTATGTATATACATATGATAAAATGTACTAAAAGAGTCATCCCTTATTAGTGGGAGATTTACGGAAATAGGATATTTTCGTGCCATTGTTAAAATTTTGTCCATTTTAAGGAATTTGTACAAAAATAACCTCGGGGCATAACTATTCTTCTGCCTGGTGGGGCATAACTTAGGTACAAATATTTTACAGAGTTCTATTGCTTTGTGCTGTTTATAAGTGGGCAGAACTTGTAAAACCGAATTAGTAAAACTTAGGAGATCTAACTACAATGCATTTGGATCTTTTGATACTATGCATGCATGATCAGATCTCAAGTACTAGCCTCCTTCCTAGGCTACTCCTACATATGAATGTGTCAACAAAATATCAAGTTATTCAAGTTTCTGTATTCTTTAGAAATATACATAAACACCTACATTGCTCGGGCTCTTCAAAAATAGAGCTAGGTGCATGTCGGATCCTCAAAATATTATGCTTTTTTTTAAAGATCTGACACGGGTACGACAGTATTTTTGGAGAGTCCGAGCAGTATTGACAAATACAATGTGCCATCTCTTAGGTTGCACTTGATGAATAAGAAGGCAAAGAAAGAGAGAGCATTGTGTTTATTGTTGAATCTGATTCCTTCTTACTATGATGAATCTTCTCCTTATTATTGTCTATTGTGCTCACTCCTAGTTGGAAATCAGGCAGCAACCAATCTTTTTTGCTTAACCTCTTGTCTCTTTTCATCTGCACATCAAAATTAATATAAGAAGTAAAGCAACAAAACAAGTGGACAATTCTCCATTTGATAAGTGAATTATTGCTTAGCAACAACAAAACAACTTTCATACTTAGCACATTAACCTTTGATTTCATAAACTAATACAAGTAAAAATAATTGAATGCTTTAGTTATAAGGGTTTAACTTGTATACACCAAGGGGTCGTTTAGTTGGGAAACAAGTTATCCCATGATTAGTTATCCTGGGATTGTTATCCCACCTTTCCATAGGATAAAAACACACTACAGTCCCGGGATAACTAATTCCGGGGATTAGTTATACCGCGATTTTATCTCAACCAAACGTGAGATGAACTCATATCAAATTTAATTCCGAATTAATTATCTCTTATCTctcgtaccaaacgagccctaaCAATATAAAATTTCTTTTTATGTTATCAGTAATTTAACTTGTTATAGCTGAATGCCTGCATTATATTTTCCAGGTAACTCGTTCAACTTGTTACGGGTAGTTACTTATAGTTATCTTTTAGGTGATCTActagtataatatttttttacataTAGAAGTAAAACTACAAACTAAATCTGAAAAAATTTACCTCAGGTCTGAAAggagtctcaaattttggctcaAGGCTATTGTATCTGCACCTCCACATGGGTTGTTGTACAAAATTGTTTTGATGAAACAAAGATTGAGAATTCTTATTGGAGGGAATACTTGACAAAGAAACCCTCTTCTTCTTCCAATATTGATTTTCCTTAAATTCATTTGGAGGCCACCTTTTTTCTTCAAGAAAATGGCTTTGTCTAACAGGACCTATTTCATGGTTTCCAGTCTGCAAGATTTTCATTCTGAACAAATTGTTGGTTCCTTGATTGGAAGACCATTCCAAGTATCTATAAATGAGCAAATTAAGTAAAAGTATAGATAATTATGGAAGTTAGATAAAGAGAATTTCATGCTTCTCAAAATCTCAAGAGCATGCGATACATATTACTCCCTCAGTTTCATTTTATGTGAATTTATTTGATTAAGCACGgaattttgaaaaaaagaaaaacttctgAAATTTATGGTCGTAAACATGCCATGATATTAGTGTAGTTATAAATCATGTTAATAAcgatatataaaataaaaagtttaaagttaaattttttCCAAATATAGAAAGTTGTCATTATTTAACTGAGCTGTAATACAACGCCTAGGCGACGCACGAAGGCCCAGGTAGCAAGCTACCATAATGGGTCTTCTCCcttaaaaaatgacttaatattgCGTGGGATGATGACTCATATATCAGATATTAAACTGATAAAAACAGACACTATACTTGATCTTAGCCAAAAGGCCGAGAAAGTTATAATAAAATGGAATAGAGGGAATACTTATTAACTAGGTCACCTGGAAAATTTTTCCTTTGTCTCATGTCGATGTCTGGAAAGTGAATTTTGGAAATGGTGGTTAACGTTATCATCATTATTAAAATTCCTTGCTAATACAATTGCACCATTCTTCATTTTGAAGTCTTGAAGAGGGTTAAATCTTTGGCTTAAATTTCCACAGAAATAACTTTTTCCTTGCATTGCTCTATGAGCATGGCCTAGTACTGTCAAAAAGAAGCACCATGTAAGTTCAATAGCTCGTATATCATTGAAAAACAGAAAAAGGGCCTACAGAAATTATTAGATGTATACGTCAGAGGCGGGTCAGGATTTAAACATATCATTTGAACTTAATACTACTTCCAGTGGTGCGCTAAACGAGATTCAATTCCCATTATCGGAAAATTATATTGTGAAACGTTTTTTATATATAAACTATTAAATGTCCTTCACATAAACAAAATAGTCTAGTGTAGTGAAAAAGGGATTATATAAGTTGCTAAGGTTTAAATCCCAACTATATGTATGACAATCTCGTAATTTTTTAAGTTACGTTGGAGTATAAAATTTTGGCTCCACCATTAATTCTACTGCCTATCTTAAGAATTGCATAATATTAATGATAAATACTTACCCGTTATTAATTAAAATGAGAATTCATATTACTTAGCATAAATATGTGTATGAAAGACAATTATGGATTCGTTGAATCTTCTTGTATAAATTTCGGCTACTGAGTGACTTTTCCTATCTTAAGAATTGAATAATGCCTAGGAAATGCTTGTAGTAATCCTAGTTTTCAAGGAATTTTCTTAACTTAGGCTACTGAATTTTGATATAGGTATCAATGCTTACCTTGCAAAAGTAGCcaaaaagaaggaaaaacttTGCAATCTTTTTAGGATTTTACCTTGTCCAAACTCTCCAAGTTTCTTGCTTCGATACATCTGCAGATGACTTTTTACATGGGCAATGCTGAGTCCTCTCACATTCATCATCTGAAGAACCAATTTTGGAGTAGCTCCTACAAATATACGAAGTACTAAATTTAACAAAAAGCCAGCGTCCGAAGTCTCTTAAGAAAGGACAAATTAATATCATGTTAACACTAAacaaatttaagtta
Protein-coding sequences here:
- the LOC104101915 gene encoding putative Myb family transcription factor At1g14600, whose protein sequence is MFLHQETLCSNVCLRLIASEKYMEKVSYSIDLNEEANNKRETDETIELSDDMIEKTAEGNSSSEDIGNYENKSSRVRQYVRSKLPRLRWTPDLHLSFVRAIERLGGQERATPKLVLQMMNVRGLSIAHVKSHLQMYRSKKLGEFGQVLGHAHRAMQGKSYFCGNLSQRFNPLQDFKMKNGAIVLARNFNNDDNVNHHFQNSLSRHRHETKEKFSRYLEWSSNQGTNNLFRMKILQTGNHEIGPVRQSHFLEEKRWPPNEFKENQYWKKKRVSLSSIPSNKNSQSLFHQNNFVQQPMWRCRYNSLEPKFETPFRPEMKRDKRLSKKDWLLPDFQLGVSTIDNNKEKIHHSKKESDSTINTMLSLSLPSYSSSAT